A genomic window from Paenibacillus sp. FSL K6-0276 includes:
- a CDS encoding ABC-F family ATP-binding cassette domain-containing protein, with protein sequence MLLQATGITKSYGIQNVLDGISLQVNEKERVGLVGVNGAGKSTFLQILAGEMSYDSGQIHKSKETTIGYLAQNSGLQSDKTIHEEMMAVFAPLIEAEAELREMEVSIADPKLAEDPKRYEELLERYARRSDWFKDHGGYEMNTRIRSVLHGMGFGEFPPDTPISTLSGGQKTRLALARILLQAPDLLMLDEPTNHLDIETLTWLEDYLRSYAGGILVVSHDRYFLDRLVTTIVEIERHQSRRYTGNYSRYVDLKAAEYEARMKQYEKQQDEISRMEDFVQKNIVRASTTKRAQSRRKALEKMDRIDRPMGDLKKASFSFEPDFMSGKEVLQVRNVAVAFNDGPPLFKDASFELRRGETAALIGPNGIGKSTLLQCMTGTREPSAGTVNWGTKVKVAYYDQEQTRLNPKNTVMEELWSEYPMIEEARIRTILGNFLFSGEDVLKKISALSGGEKARVALSKLMLRGANMLILDEPTNHLDLISREVLESALIDFEGTLLFISHDRYFLNKMAERVLELHPEGIDQYLGNYDDYIEKKRELEEIAKDAAELASKNVNKDAVVPEKNAVSSFEADKQAKREERNRKRRIAELEEGIASLEESIAFIENEMTKPEVYQDYLALQGHEEDLKNKKTQLTDLFNEWEILADE encoded by the coding sequence ATGCTTCTTCAAGCGACAGGAATTACAAAATCATATGGTATACAGAACGTACTAGACGGCATAAGCCTGCAGGTGAATGAAAAGGAACGTGTTGGACTCGTGGGTGTTAATGGTGCCGGAAAATCAACTTTCCTACAAATTCTGGCCGGTGAAATGTCCTATGACAGCGGTCAAATTCATAAATCAAAAGAAACTACAATCGGGTACTTAGCCCAAAATAGCGGACTGCAATCCGACAAAACCATTCACGAAGAAATGATGGCAGTTTTCGCACCGTTAATCGAAGCCGAAGCTGAGCTAAGAGAGATGGAAGTAAGCATTGCTGATCCTAAGCTGGCAGAAGACCCAAAACGATACGAAGAACTTCTCGAACGCTATGCCCGCCGATCAGATTGGTTCAAGGATCATGGCGGTTATGAAATGAATACACGAATCCGCAGTGTCCTGCACGGCATGGGCTTCGGCGAGTTCCCACCGGATACACCAATTTCCACACTTAGTGGAGGTCAAAAGACGAGACTGGCATTAGCCCGTATTTTGCTTCAGGCTCCGGATCTTCTTATGCTGGATGAGCCGACTAACCATCTGGATATCGAAACATTGACTTGGCTCGAGGATTATCTTCGCAGTTATGCCGGTGGAATTTTGGTTGTATCTCATGACCGTTATTTCCTGGACCGGCTTGTGACTACTATTGTAGAGATCGAGCGTCATCAATCTCGGCGTTATACAGGCAATTACAGCCGGTATGTAGATTTGAAGGCTGCCGAATATGAAGCACGGATGAAGCAGTATGAGAAACAACAGGATGAAATCTCAAGAATGGAAGATTTCGTACAGAAAAATATTGTGCGAGCATCTACCACGAAACGTGCGCAGAGCAGACGCAAAGCGCTTGAGAAAATGGACCGCATTGATCGGCCGATGGGAGATTTGAAGAAAGCTAGCTTCTCCTTCGAGCCAGACTTCATGTCTGGTAAAGAGGTACTACAAGTTCGTAATGTAGCAGTTGCCTTTAATGATGGGCCACCTTTATTTAAGGACGCTTCTTTTGAACTGCGACGGGGAGAAACCGCTGCGCTCATCGGTCCCAATGGTATCGGAAAATCCACACTGCTGCAGTGTATGACCGGAACTCGTGAGCCTTCCGCTGGAACCGTGAATTGGGGCACTAAAGTAAAGGTCGCTTATTATGATCAGGAACAGACCCGCCTCAATCCAAAGAATACAGTAATGGAAGAACTGTGGAGTGAATATCCAATGATTGAGGAAGCCAGAATTCGTACGATCCTAGGCAACTTTCTCTTCAGCGGTGAAGATGTTCTTAAGAAGATCTCTGCTCTGAGCGGCGGCGAAAAAGCGCGAGTTGCGCTATCGAAGCTCATGTTGCGCGGCGCAAATATGCTCATTCTCGATGAGCCAACCAACCATTTGGATTTGATCAGTCGTGAGGTTCTGGAATCAGCTTTAATCGATTTCGAAGGCACTTTGCTCTTCATTTCGCATGACCGTTATTTCCTCAACAAAATGGCTGAACGCGTTCTTGAGCTTCATCCCGAGGGGATCGACCAATACCTCGGCAACTACGATGACTATATCGAGAAAAAACGAGAATTAGAAGAGATCGCGAAAGATGCCGCCGAATTAGCCTCAAAGAACGTTAACAAGGATGCTGTTGTTCCTGAAAAAAACGCTGTTTCCTCCTTCGAAGCGGACAAGCAAGCCAAGCGTGAAGAGCGTAACCGGAAGCGGCGTATCGCTGAGCTTGAGGAGGGTATTGCCTCACTAGAAGAATCGATCGCTTTTATAGAGAATGAAATGACTAAACCTGAAGTTTATCAGGATTATTTAGCACTTCAAGGTCATGAAGAGGACCTGAAGAACAAAAAAACTCAACTTACCGATTTATTTAACGAATGGGAAATCCTTGCTGACGAATAA
- the rimI gene encoding ribosomal protein S18-alanine N-acetyltransferase yields MTEAESMRVQEAELVFRLMKLEDIPDILIIEREAFTMPWTEEAFRNELTHNHFAKYMVMELAGRIIGYAGMWAIVDEAHVTNIALLEAYRGRKWGERLLEELMKTASYVGMKSITLEVRVSNEVAQNLYRKKGFRSAGTRKGYYSDNREDALIMWADLPEYEEHGNMEGSVT; encoded by the coding sequence ATGACGGAAGCGGAATCAATGAGAGTTCAGGAGGCTGAACTTGTTTTTCGTTTGATGAAGTTGGAGGATATCCCTGACATTCTTATCATTGAGCGGGAAGCCTTCACGATGCCTTGGACGGAGGAAGCTTTTCGAAACGAGCTGACACATAATCATTTTGCAAAATACATGGTCATGGAGCTGGCAGGTCGTATTATCGGCTATGCCGGTATGTGGGCCATCGTGGATGAGGCGCATGTGACGAATATAGCCTTGCTCGAAGCCTATCGTGGACGTAAGTGGGGCGAGCGCCTTCTCGAAGAGCTTATGAAGACAGCGTCTTATGTAGGCATGAAATCCATTACGCTTGAGGTAAGGGTATCGAACGAGGTAGCACAGAATTTATATCGTAAAAAAGGCTTTCGTTCTGCCGGCACACGCAAAGGATATTATTCCGATAATCGTGAGGATGCGCTCATTATGTGGGCGGATTTACCAGAGTACGAGGAGCATGGCAATATGGAAGGAAGCGTGACTTGA
- a CDS encoding Ku protein: protein MHTVWKGAISFGLVHVPVKMFSATEDKDISLRYIHKECGSPLSYVRKCPVCDKEVAWEEIGKGYEYEKGKFVLFEKEELDQLTDESSKSITILDFVDLTEIDPIYFQKTYYLSPDQAGTNAYRLLMEAMRQTGKIGIAKISIRSKSSLAAIRVLEDCLAIETIFYPDEVRPISQVPGLPEAGVVNDKELDMAKLLISQLSTPFDPAKYTDDYRQRMLDLISHKIAGEEFHVAPTKQESNVIDLMAALQASIQAVQHIPTDPGPSLSGTAKTKSKAASATKRKSPKTKAATPEPAEQLNEVTGPIPVIAPKPKRRSPKSKTTVS, encoded by the coding sequence ATGCATACCGTTTGGAAAGGAGCCATTAGCTTCGGACTAGTGCATGTTCCAGTAAAAATGTTCTCCGCTACGGAGGATAAGGATATTTCTCTGCGGTATATCCATAAGGAATGTGGCAGTCCACTGTCGTATGTACGTAAATGTCCGGTGTGTGACAAAGAGGTGGCTTGGGAAGAGATCGGCAAGGGTTATGAGTATGAAAAAGGGAAATTTGTTCTCTTCGAAAAAGAAGAATTGGATCAATTAACCGACGAAAGCAGCAAAAGCATTACCATTCTCGACTTTGTGGACCTGACGGAGATCGATCCGATTTATTTTCAAAAAACCTACTACTTATCCCCGGATCAGGCAGGCACAAATGCTTATCGGCTTCTGATGGAAGCCATGAGGCAAACTGGTAAAATTGGTATCGCCAAAATTTCGATTCGTTCCAAAAGCAGTCTTGCCGCTATTCGTGTGCTGGAGGATTGCCTCGCTATTGAGACCATTTTTTATCCTGATGAGGTGCGGCCGATCTCGCAAGTTCCCGGTCTCCCCGAAGCAGGAGTGGTGAACGATAAAGAGCTGGATATGGCTAAACTGCTAATTTCACAGCTATCCACTCCTTTTGATCCGGCAAAATATACCGACGATTATCGCCAGCGTATGCTTGATCTGATCTCGCACAAAATTGCAGGCGAAGAATTTCATGTTGCGCCTACGAAACAGGAAAGCAATGTAATCGATCTTATGGCTGCGCTGCAGGCTAGTATTCAGGCGGTACAGCATATCCCTACAGATCCAGGTCCTTCATTAAGCGGCACCGCAAAGACCAAGTCCAAAGCGGCTTCTGCTACCAAGAGAAAGTCTCCTAAAACCAAAGCAGCCACACCCGAACCTGCGGAGCAGCTAAACGAAGTGACAGGACCGATTCCAGTCATCGCGCCAAAACCGAAACGCCGCAGCCCGAAAAGTAAAACAACCGTATCTTAG
- the tsaE gene encoding tRNA (adenosine(37)-N6)-threonylcarbamoyltransferase complex ATPase subunit type 1 TsaE: protein MQDTELLAGTIAAASTAGMVIGLDGDLGAGKTAFSQRYARHLGVKGIVNSPTFTIIKEYEGRLPLYHMDVYRISLQEADELGLDEYFYGHGVCLVEWSSIITDLMPPRHMHIYMETVGPDERIITVTGIGEPYGELCRGLIQKWG from the coding sequence CTGCAGGATACGGAGCTACTCGCAGGCACCATAGCCGCTGCTTCTACGGCAGGGATGGTTATCGGTTTGGATGGCGATCTGGGCGCAGGAAAAACGGCATTCTCGCAAAGGTACGCTCGTCATCTTGGAGTAAAAGGGATCGTAAATAGTCCTACTTTTACTATTATTAAAGAGTATGAGGGCCGTCTACCGCTATATCACATGGATGTATATCGGATATCGCTTCAGGAAGCGGACGAGCTTGGATTAGATGAGTATTTCTACGGGCATGGTGTTTGCTTGGTGGAATGGAGCAGCATTATTACGGATTTAATGCCGCCGCGGCATATGCACATATACATGGAAACAGTCGGGCCGGATGAAAGAATCATTACGGTGACCGGAATCGGAGAGCCTTATGGTGAGCTTTGCCGGGGGCTGATCCAGAAGTGGGGTTAA
- a CDS encoding H-type small acid-soluble spore protein, translated as MDVKRAQDIYASKETVSVHLDGEPVWIERVDAENGMATVQVGSRPTNTHTVGVERLEEQDH; from the coding sequence GTGGATGTCAAACGAGCACAGGATATTTATGCTTCTAAAGAGACAGTGAGTGTACATTTGGATGGAGAACCCGTATGGATTGAGCGTGTGGATGCAGAGAACGGAATGGCTACGGTGCAAGTAGGCTCTCGACCAACCAATACGCATACGGTAGGCGTCGAACGGTTAGAGGAGCAAGATCATTAA
- a CDS encoding 2-isopropylmalate synthase, with protein sequence MIIPVKNRIQIFDTTLRDGEQAPGASLTPEQKILLAYKLADLGVDVMEPGFPISSPGDFAAVQTISRKVRNVEICGFARAVKGDIDAAVRATQDADRRRIHLFISSSDIHLQHQLRMSRAEVVAKAREMTAYARQFSDVVEFTAMDAARTGIDDLIEMVEAVIEEGASIINLPDTVGYALPHEYGEMFRRVRQGARRGDTVSYSAHCHNDLGLAVANSLAAIAGGATQIEVTVNGVGERTGNCALEELVMALETRGDAIGAETGIVLDKLYDTSRLISGAMHFPIAYNKPVVGRNAFQHESGIHQDGLLKDRSTYEIMDPERLGIPRSMIILGKHSGRHALKDRAAKYGITLEPKELDALYESFKETADRQKVVSDDQLLQMVSSTTGQQAQVYELGEVQVLAGSAQRRVAAVTVRHLKSGQETSHTSTGDGPLEAIIAAIGQGISEDIDFAGLELHSLGSGENAQAEAAVMVEWEGLKFRGTATHQDIIMAAGIAYIAACNAALLSTQIV encoded by the coding sequence ATGATTATTCCAGTAAAGAATCGTATACAAATTTTCGATACGACACTGCGTGACGGTGAACAGGCTCCGGGTGCAAGTCTGACCCCAGAGCAAAAAATACTGCTGGCCTATAAGCTCGCAGATCTGGGTGTTGATGTGATGGAACCTGGATTTCCAATATCGAGCCCTGGTGATTTTGCAGCAGTACAGACGATTTCGCGTAAGGTACGAAATGTGGAAATATGCGGTTTTGCACGGGCGGTTAAAGGGGATATCGACGCGGCAGTCCGGGCAACCCAAGATGCTGACCGCCGGCGGATTCACCTGTTCATCTCCTCTTCTGATATTCATTTGCAGCATCAATTGCGTATGAGCAGAGCTGAAGTCGTAGCCAAAGCCCGTGAGATGACTGCTTATGCGCGTCAATTTAGTGATGTAGTTGAATTCACAGCTATGGATGCTGCGCGGACAGGAATAGATGATCTGATTGAAATGGTTGAAGCTGTTATTGAGGAAGGAGCCTCTATTATCAATCTGCCGGATACTGTCGGATACGCATTGCCACATGAATATGGGGAGATGTTCCGGCGAGTACGGCAGGGAGCAAGACGCGGCGACACGGTAAGCTATAGTGCCCACTGTCATAACGATTTGGGGCTGGCTGTAGCCAACAGCCTGGCAGCGATTGCTGGAGGAGCGACTCAAATAGAAGTGACTGTTAATGGGGTGGGTGAACGTACAGGGAACTGCGCACTAGAGGAGCTTGTGATGGCACTCGAAACCCGCGGCGATGCGATTGGGGCAGAAACAGGCATTGTGCTGGATAAACTGTATGATACTTCGCGGCTGATTAGCGGAGCGATGCATTTTCCAATCGCCTATAACAAGCCAGTCGTCGGAAGAAATGCCTTCCAACATGAGTCTGGAATTCATCAGGATGGTTTGCTGAAGGATCGCAGCACTTATGAGATTATGGACCCAGAACGGCTGGGTATCCCGCGCAGCATGATCATTCTGGGCAAGCATTCTGGCAGACATGCGCTGAAGGACCGGGCGGCGAAGTATGGGATTACCTTAGAGCCTAAAGAGCTGGATGCACTGTATGAATCATTCAAAGAGACAGCTGACCGTCAAAAGGTTGTCAGTGATGACCAACTACTGCAAATGGTGAGCAGTACAACTGGACAGCAGGCTCAGGTCTATGAACTGGGTGAGGTTCAGGTATTGGCAGGTAGTGCCCAGCGCCGGGTAGCCGCGGTTACAGTTCGCCATTTGAAGTCTGGACAGGAAACCTCTCATACCAGTACTGGGGATGGTCCGCTTGAGGCCATTATCGCCGCTATTGGGCAAGGGATTTCAGAGGACATCGACTTTGCGGGGCTTGAGCTACATTCACTCGGAAGTGGAGAGAACGCCCAAGCAGAGGCGGCAGTGATGGTAGAGTGGGAAGGCCTTAAATTTAGAGGTACAGCTACTCATCAAGATATTATCATGGCGGCAGGGATTGCCTATATTGCAGCCTGTAACGCTGCGCTGCTTTCTACACAGATCGTTTGA
- the tsaD gene encoding tRNA (adenosine(37)-N6)-threonylcarbamoyltransferase complex transferase subunit TsaD, producing MKTETGAAQPVLILAIETSCDETSVAVVKNGSEVLSNIISSQIETHRAFGGVVPEVASRKHVEVITLVIEEALATAGVTPDQLSAVAVTQGPGLVGALLVGVVAAKSLALAWGKPLIGTHHIAGHIYANRLVAELQYPCMTLVVSGGHTELVHMEREGEFRIIGRTRDDAVGEAYDKVARALGFPYPGGPHVDRLAREATEVVPLPRVWLEPDSYDFSFSGLKSAVLNVVNQSKMKGLTPDVAGIARGFQESVVEVLVEKAVRAVKSTNSKQLLLCGGVAANAGLRSALISRCEAEGIELIIPPPVYCTDNAAMIGAAAYVKWQHDGGTPLDMVADPGFSLEQWSVSAY from the coding sequence ATGAAGACAGAAACGGGCGCAGCTCAGCCTGTATTAATACTTGCTATTGAGACTAGTTGTGATGAAACATCGGTAGCCGTGGTCAAAAATGGCTCTGAAGTTTTATCCAACATCATCTCAAGTCAGATAGAGACACACCGCGCCTTCGGGGGTGTGGTACCAGAAGTAGCTTCTCGTAAGCATGTGGAAGTAATTACACTGGTGATAGAGGAAGCACTCGCTACAGCAGGGGTTACACCAGATCAGTTGTCGGCGGTGGCGGTTACGCAAGGCCCAGGTTTGGTGGGGGCTTTACTTGTCGGGGTAGTAGCTGCCAAGAGTCTTGCCCTCGCATGGGGTAAGCCGTTAATTGGTACACATCATATTGCAGGACATATTTATGCTAACCGTTTAGTGGCAGAGTTGCAGTATCCATGCATGACACTAGTGGTGTCCGGCGGACATACTGAACTGGTTCATATGGAGAGGGAGGGCGAGTTCCGGATTATTGGACGTACCCGTGATGATGCGGTAGGCGAAGCTTATGATAAAGTGGCACGGGCGCTTGGATTCCCTTATCCGGGCGGACCTCATGTGGATCGTCTAGCGCGCGAGGCGACTGAAGTCGTACCATTGCCACGAGTATGGCTGGAGCCAGATTCTTATGATTTCAGCTTCAGTGGCCTGAAGTCGGCTGTGCTGAATGTTGTGAATCAGAGCAAAATGAAAGGTCTTACGCCGGATGTGGCAGGCATCGCCCGTGGGTTCCAAGAATCTGTGGTGGAGGTGCTGGTGGAGAAGGCGGTTCGTGCTGTTAAATCCACTAACTCCAAGCAATTGTTGTTGTGCGGTGGTGTTGCAGCAAATGCTGGACTGCGCTCGGCATTGATCTCGCGCTGTGAAGCAGAGGGTATTGAGCTAATTATTCCACCTCCGGTATATTGCACAGATAATGCAGCTATGATTGGAGCTGCTGCATATGTGAAGTGGCAGCATGACGGCGGTACGCCGCTGGATATGGTTGCAGACCCTGGATTCTCACTAGAACAATGGTCTGTATCCGCCTATTGA
- the tsaB gene encoding tRNA (adenosine(37)-N6)-threonylcarbamoyltransferase complex dimerization subunit type 1 TsaB, giving the protein MTNQNTEPRKRLLALDTSTAVLGVAVTEDGELLHEINASGERNHSVHLLPIIEQALQATGTTAAMLGGISVGVGPGSYTGTRIAVTAAKTLAWAWNVPVVGISSLHAVAWGGYQTALKNKAPEELGQANENSGYGPDWIIPLMDARRGQVYTGLFAADGDSAPCRLEPDAIRLMTDWVEYLAERLEQASVEGRKPAVLWFVGETAVHGSEESLRPLTELGTSIAVPYELEGRWSGFLGEARLQVENDDIHSLIPNYTQITEAEANLRSSREGGLKKR; this is encoded by the coding sequence ATGACGAATCAGAATACAGAGCCGCGTAAGCGGCTTTTAGCGCTGGATACATCAACTGCAGTATTAGGCGTGGCAGTTACAGAGGATGGAGAACTATTGCATGAAATTAATGCTTCCGGAGAACGGAATCATTCGGTGCATTTGCTGCCGATCATAGAGCAGGCGCTGCAAGCTACGGGAACTACTGCTGCTATGCTGGGCGGGATTTCAGTTGGTGTGGGTCCTGGATCTTATACGGGGACACGTATCGCGGTTACCGCTGCCAAAACGCTCGCATGGGCATGGAATGTCCCGGTAGTTGGTATTTCGAGTCTACATGCAGTGGCATGGGGGGGCTATCAAACGGCTCTCAAGAATAAGGCGCCAGAAGAGTTAGGACAAGCCAATGAGAATAGTGGCTACGGGCCTGACTGGATCATTCCACTAATGGATGCACGTCGGGGTCAGGTGTACACAGGATTATTCGCCGCTGATGGAGATAGTGCACCCTGCCGTCTTGAACCTGATGCCATCCGCTTGATGACAGACTGGGTGGAGTATTTAGCAGAACGTTTAGAACAGGCGTCAGTCGAGGGGCGAAAGCCCGCTGTTCTATGGTTTGTTGGGGAGACCGCTGTACATGGCAGTGAGGAATCGCTTCGCCCACTGACGGAACTTGGTACTTCTATAGCTGTTCCTTATGAACTGGAAGGCCGCTGGTCAGGATTTCTTGGAGAAGCGCGGCTGCAGGTAGAGAATGATGATATCCATAGTTTGATCCCTAACTATACTCAGATTACAGAAGCGGAGGCTAATCTGCGGTCGAGCAGAGAAGGGGGCTTAAAGAAACGATGA